One window from the genome of Roseisolibacter agri encodes:
- a CDS encoding protein kinase domain-containing protein codes for MTPERWQAVEAVVQAALDRTPAERPAYVATACGDDAELRREVESLLGAAPPTGFLEHGAMVDAAAAEPAVDRARLDAALAGRYAIERELGRGGMATVYLARDLRHRRHVAVKVLLPDLAAALGAERFLREIEVTASLHHPHILPLFDSGAADGLLWYAMPYVDGETLRARLTREWQLPLDDALRIAREVADALAYAHARGVVHRDVKPENVLLQGGHAQVADFGIALAVAQATGGARMTRTGISIGTPQYMAPEQATGERTVDARADVYALGVLLYEMLAGEPPFTGPNVQAVIAKALRDRPAPPSRARDTVPPHVDAAVLAALERLPADRLPSATAFVAALSPSNAPAVRPRPTPGVTWRGAALLGGVALAMAALGWALGAARTRASGAAAAARAGAVRFTVDVDSGSFGTTGPAISPDGRTIVFRLEDATGARLYARRLDELRARPLAGTDDAREPFFSPDGVWVAFYANGMLRRVRLDGGPSVDVVKAAWFGGGAWGEDDTIWFADTPARAIYRASTRGGAPTRVPIADTALALADPHPLPGGGALLVTITRRTMGPRFGVLDVATGAVRELGAGFAPHYVAGHVVFGGVGGELYRQPFDVRRRTLDGPAEQLTGGLAFLMDGAPFDVSASGALVYRAGGSDETPGFLKLSVLDRQGRELQRVPARMPWAPRFSPDGARVAYGAFAADAAASDVWIAELATGATQRLTTDANNNNDPQWSPDGRTIAYSADAGDAKDVFTRSLAGGAARLLTRRPGYQFPGDWLRDGSAVVFIDVPVGGAGNGDQDLWIQPTDGSAARPYVTGPAREVGPRVSPDGRWAAYTSNESGRDEVYVQSFPTPGARTLVSVSGGMHPVWRADGRELYYWEGERLMAARVESAGGALLKVRDRTPLFHAFYPGGLLAMYDASPDGQRFIVVTGHQRANRLVVALDALR; via the coding sequence GTGACGCCCGAGCGCTGGCAGGCGGTCGAGGCGGTGGTACAGGCGGCGCTCGACCGCACGCCGGCCGAGCGGCCGGCGTACGTCGCGACCGCGTGCGGGGACGACGCGGAGCTGCGCCGCGAGGTCGAGTCGCTGCTGGGCGCCGCCCCGCCGACCGGGTTCCTGGAGCACGGCGCGATGGTCGACGCCGCGGCCGCGGAGCCGGCGGTGGACCGCGCGCGGCTCGACGCGGCGCTCGCGGGGCGCTACGCGATCGAGCGCGAGCTGGGGCGCGGCGGCATGGCCACCGTCTACCTCGCGCGCGACCTGCGGCACCGCCGGCACGTCGCCGTGAAGGTCCTGCTTCCCGACCTCGCCGCGGCGCTGGGCGCCGAGCGCTTCCTGCGCGAGATCGAGGTCACCGCGTCGCTGCACCACCCGCACATCCTGCCGCTGTTCGACAGCGGCGCGGCCGATGGGCTGCTGTGGTACGCGATGCCCTACGTCGACGGCGAGACGCTGCGCGCGCGGCTGACGCGCGAGTGGCAGCTGCCGCTGGACGACGCGCTGCGCATCGCGCGCGAGGTGGCCGACGCGCTGGCGTACGCGCACGCGCGCGGCGTCGTCCACCGCGACGTGAAGCCCGAGAACGTCCTGCTGCAGGGCGGGCACGCGCAGGTGGCCGACTTCGGGATCGCGCTCGCGGTGGCGCAGGCGACCGGCGGCGCGCGCATGACGCGCACCGGCATCTCGATCGGGACGCCGCAGTACATGGCGCCCGAGCAGGCCACCGGCGAGCGCACGGTGGACGCGCGCGCCGACGTCTACGCGCTGGGCGTGCTGCTGTACGAGATGCTCGCGGGCGAGCCGCCGTTCACCGGCCCGAACGTGCAGGCCGTGATCGCGAAGGCGCTGCGCGACCGGCCCGCGCCACCCTCGCGCGCGCGCGACACCGTGCCGCCCCACGTCGACGCCGCGGTGCTCGCCGCGCTCGAGCGGCTGCCCGCCGACCGCCTTCCGAGCGCGACGGCCTTCGTGGCGGCGCTCTCGCCGTCGAACGCGCCGGCGGTCCGCCCGCGTCCCACGCCGGGCGTCACGTGGCGCGGCGCGGCGCTGCTCGGCGGCGTCGCCCTCGCGATGGCGGCGCTGGGCTGGGCACTCGGCGCCGCGCGAACCCGTGCGTCCGGCGCGGCAGCCGCGGCGCGCGCGGGCGCGGTGCGCTTCACCGTCGACGTCGACTCGGGCTCGTTCGGCACGACCGGCCCGGCCATCTCGCCCGACGGCCGCACCATCGTCTTCCGCCTGGAGGACGCCACGGGCGCGCGGCTGTACGCGCGGCGCCTGGACGAGCTGCGGGCGCGGCCGCTCGCCGGCACCGACGACGCGCGCGAGCCGTTCTTCTCGCCCGACGGCGTGTGGGTCGCGTTCTACGCCAACGGCATGCTTCGGCGCGTCCGGCTCGACGGCGGGCCGTCGGTGGACGTCGTGAAGGCCGCATGGTTCGGCGGCGGCGCGTGGGGCGAGGACGACACGATCTGGTTCGCCGACACGCCGGCGCGCGCGATCTACCGCGCCTCCACGCGCGGCGGCGCGCCCACGCGTGTGCCGATCGCCGACACCGCGCTCGCGCTCGCGGACCCGCACCCGTTGCCGGGCGGCGGCGCGCTCCTGGTGACGATCACCAGGCGGACGATGGGGCCGCGCTTCGGCGTGCTGGACGTCGCGACCGGCGCGGTGCGCGAGCTGGGCGCCGGCTTCGCGCCGCACTACGTGGCGGGACACGTCGTGTTCGGCGGCGTGGGCGGGGAGCTGTACCGGCAGCCGTTCGACGTGCGGCGCCGGACGCTCGACGGCCCCGCGGAGCAGCTCACCGGCGGCCTCGCGTTCCTGATGGACGGCGCGCCGTTCGACGTGTCGGCGTCCGGCGCGCTCGTGTACCGCGCCGGCGGGTCGGACGAGACGCCGGGCTTCCTGAAGCTGTCCGTGCTGGACCGTCAGGGCCGCGAGCTGCAGCGGGTGCCGGCGCGCATGCCGTGGGCGCCGCGCTTCTCGCCCGACGGCGCGCGCGTGGCGTACGGTGCCTTCGCGGCCGATGCCGCGGCCAGCGACGTGTGGATCGCCGAGCTCGCGACCGGCGCCACGCAGCGGCTCACCACCGACGCCAACAACAACAACGATCCGCAGTGGAGCCCCGACGGGCGGACGATCGCGTACTCGGCGGACGCCGGCGACGCGAAGGACGTGTTCACGCGGTCGCTCGCGGGCGGCGCGGCGCGGCTGCTGACGCGGCGACCGGGCTACCAGTTCCCGGGCGACTGGCTGCGCGACGGCAGCGCCGTGGTATTCATCGACGTGCCGGTGGGCGGCGCCGGGAACGGGGACCAGGATCTCTGGATCCAGCCGACCGACGGCAGCGCCGCGCGCCCGTACGTCACCGGACCGGCGCGCGAGGTGGGTCCGCGCGTCTCGCCGGACGGCCGCTGGGCGGCGTACACGTCGAACGAGAGCGGCCGCGACGAGGTGTACGTGCAGTCGTTCCCGACGCCGGGCGCGCGCACGCTCGTCTCGGTGAGCGGCGGCATGCACCCGGTGTGGCGCGCCGATGGACGGGAGCTGTACTACTGGGAAGGCGAGCGGCTGATGGCGGCGCGCGTGGAGTCCGCGGGCGGCGCGCTGCTGAAGGTGCGCGACCGCACGCCGCTCTTCCACGCCTTCTACCCGGGCGGCCTGCTGGCGATGTACGACGCGTCGCCCGACGGCCAGCGGTTCATCGTGGTGACGGGCCACCAGCGCGCCAACCGGCTCGTGGTCGCGCTCGACGCGCTCCGCTGA
- a CDS encoding SEL1-like repeat protein has product MHRLLLLVASLLALSGCHAEHAEAKRLDAACEGGEIKSCGLLAERLQTGRYVLRDESRAATLFTRACDGGLGDGCASLGVLHQRGRGVKRDSVRAVRLFRQACDRDGLDGCTRLGILHRTGDGVPRDVAQAGALFTRACDGGNLSGCAQLGALLAAGEGMTRDDAKAASLFQRACDAKVAPGCLGLARLHASGAGVARNDSLSLALYDRACDAEEATACFELAGVYESGRGAPQNYQRAARLYRQACESRHGEACYRLAGLYRNGAGVYRDSSEAARHTSEACTLGFDAACPPKPRKS; this is encoded by the coding sequence GTGCACCGCCTGCTCCTGCTCGTCGCCTCCCTGCTCGCGCTCTCCGGCTGCCACGCCGAGCACGCGGAGGCCAAGCGCCTCGACGCCGCGTGCGAGGGCGGCGAGATCAAGTCCTGCGGCCTGCTCGCGGAGCGCCTGCAGACCGGCCGCTACGTCCTCCGCGACGAGTCGCGCGCGGCGACGCTCTTCACGCGCGCCTGCGACGGCGGCCTGGGCGACGGCTGCGCCAGCCTCGGCGTGCTGCACCAGCGCGGCCGCGGCGTGAAGCGCGACTCCGTGCGCGCGGTGCGCCTCTTCCGGCAGGCGTGCGACCGCGACGGCCTCGATGGCTGCACGCGGCTGGGAATCCTGCACCGCACGGGCGACGGCGTGCCGCGCGACGTCGCGCAGGCGGGCGCGCTGTTCACCCGCGCGTGCGACGGCGGCAACCTGTCCGGCTGCGCGCAGCTCGGCGCGCTGCTGGCGGCCGGCGAGGGCATGACGCGCGACGACGCGAAGGCCGCGAGCCTGTTCCAGCGCGCGTGCGACGCGAAGGTCGCCCCGGGCTGCCTGGGCCTCGCGCGGCTGCACGCGAGCGGCGCGGGCGTGGCCCGCAACGACTCCCTCTCCCTCGCGCTCTACGACCGCGCGTGCGACGCGGAGGAGGCCACCGCCTGCTTCGAGCTCGCCGGCGTCTACGAGTCGGGCCGCGGCGCGCCGCAGAACTACCAGCGCGCCGCGCGCCTCTATCGCCAGGCCTGCGAGAGCCGTCACGGCGAGGCGTGCTACCGGCTCGCGGGGCTGTACCGCAACGGCGCGGGCGTCTACCGCGACTCGTCGGAAGCGGCGCGGCACACCAGCGAGGCGTGCACGCTCGGCTTCGACGCGGCGTGTCCCCCCAAGCCGAGGAAGAGCTGA
- a CDS encoding sugar phosphate isomerase/epimerase family protein — translation MAHPSPTRRAFLHTSACAAAGLALGAPSRVRAQPATTAAVRLGVASYSLRKFPRARAIEMVRALGTPYVNVKSVHADYALSAAELAAARREFEAAGLQLVGGGTITFAHDTDDDVRRYFDYARALGLPLIVATCDPAILPRVERFATRYDVRVAIHNHGPEDRHYPAPADALRHVRTMDPRMGLCIDVGHTARTGADVVQAIADAGPRLLDMHAKDLRDLTARDSQCIVGEGRIPFPEIFRQLQAMRYAGVVNLEYEIDAADPLPGMQRSFAYMRGVLAGLAPHGRK, via the coding sequence ATGGCCCATCCGTCGCCGACCCGGCGCGCGTTCCTGCACACCTCCGCGTGCGCGGCGGCGGGCCTCGCGCTCGGCGCGCCGTCTCGGGTCCGCGCGCAGCCCGCGACTACGGCCGCAGTGCGGCTGGGCGTGGCGAGCTACTCGCTGCGCAAGTTCCCGCGCGCGCGGGCGATCGAGATGGTGCGCGCGCTGGGGACGCCCTACGTCAACGTGAAGTCGGTGCACGCCGACTACGCGCTGTCGGCGGCGGAGCTGGCGGCGGCGCGCCGCGAGTTCGAGGCGGCGGGGCTGCAGCTCGTCGGCGGCGGCACGATCACCTTCGCGCACGACACCGACGACGACGTGCGGCGCTACTTCGACTACGCGCGGGCGCTCGGCCTGCCGCTCATCGTCGCGACGTGCGACCCCGCGATCCTGCCGCGCGTGGAGCGGTTCGCGACGCGCTACGACGTCCGCGTCGCGATCCACAACCACGGCCCGGAGGACCGGCACTACCCGGCGCCGGCGGACGCGCTGCGGCACGTGCGGACGATGGACCCGCGCATGGGGCTGTGCATCGACGTCGGGCACACGGCCCGCACGGGCGCCGACGTCGTGCAGGCCATCGCCGACGCCGGCCCGCGCCTGCTCGACATGCACGCGAAGGACCTGCGCGACCTCACGGCGCGCGACAGCCAGTGCATCGTCGGCGAGGGGCGCATCCCGTTCCCCGAGATCTTCCGCCAGCTGCAGGCGATGCGCTACGCCGGCGTCGTGAACCTCGAGTACGAGATCGACGCCGCCGATCCGCTGCCGGGGATGCAGCGCTCGTTCGCGTACATGCGCGGCGTGCTCGCCGGCCTCGCGCCACACGGGAGGAAGTGA
- a CDS encoding aldo/keto reductase: MLPTRTLGTQGLTVSALGLGLMGMSHAYGTPEERDERESIATIHRAIELGCTFLDTAEAYGPHANEELLARALRELGSGARDRATVATKFGFTFENGAIAGVDSRPAHVRAAVEGSLRRLATDRIDLLYQHRVDPNVPIEDVVGVMADLVREGKVRFLGLSEAGERTIRRAHAVHPITALQSEYSLWERNLEPRIIPLLRELGIGLVPFAPLGRGFLTGEVKRAEEYPENDFRRGDPRYQGANFDANVRAAGAVRDVAARKGATAAQVALAWLLHQGEDIVPIPGTKRRARLEENVAAAELRLTAEELATLDAALAPGQIAGPRYGEKQMAQVDR; this comes from the coding sequence ATGCTGCCCACCCGCACCCTCGGCACGCAGGGCCTCACCGTCTCCGCGCTCGGCCTCGGCCTGATGGGGATGAGCCACGCCTACGGCACGCCCGAGGAGCGCGACGAGCGCGAGTCGATCGCGACCATCCACCGCGCGATCGAGCTCGGATGCACCTTCCTCGACACGGCGGAGGCCTACGGTCCCCACGCGAACGAGGAGCTGCTGGCGCGCGCGCTGCGCGAGCTGGGGAGCGGGGCGCGCGACCGCGCGACCGTCGCGACCAAGTTCGGCTTCACCTTCGAGAATGGCGCGATCGCGGGCGTGGACAGCCGGCCGGCGCACGTGCGCGCGGCCGTCGAGGGCTCGCTGCGCCGCCTCGCCACGGACCGCATCGACCTGCTGTATCAGCACCGCGTCGATCCGAACGTGCCGATCGAGGACGTCGTCGGCGTGATGGCGGACCTCGTGCGCGAGGGGAAGGTGCGCTTCCTCGGCCTCTCGGAGGCGGGCGAGCGGACGATCCGCCGCGCGCACGCGGTGCATCCCATCACCGCGCTGCAGAGCGAGTACTCGCTGTGGGAGCGCAACCTGGAGCCGCGGATCATCCCGCTGCTGCGCGAGCTGGGCATCGGCCTCGTGCCGTTCGCGCCGCTCGGCCGCGGCTTCCTCACGGGCGAGGTGAAGCGCGCGGAGGAGTATCCGGAGAACGACTTCCGCCGCGGCGACCCGCGCTACCAGGGCGCGAACTTCGACGCCAACGTGCGCGCGGCCGGCGCGGTGCGCGACGTCGCGGCGCGGAAGGGCGCGACCGCGGCGCAGGTCGCGCTCGCGTGGCTGCTGCACCAGGGCGAGGATATCGTCCCGATCCCGGGCACGAAGCGGCGTGCGCGCCTGGAGGAGAACGTCGCCGCCGCCGAGCTGCGGCTCACGGCCGAGGAGCTGGCGACGCTCGATGCCGCGCTCGCGCCCGGGCAGATCGCGGGGCCCCGCTACGGCGAGAAGCAGATGGCGCAGGTCGACCGCTGA
- a CDS encoding 3-keto-disaccharide hydrolase, whose protein sequence is MRSLLTPCVATVLLAGIACATPRATLDADPSTPNQLTAAERAAGWTLLFDGTTLRGWRGLGRDTVPTAHWRVEDGAIHKIPSGRVAVQADGQPVGGGDLMTVATYGDFELSWEWKVARGANSGVKYNVAESLSTAIEPRHAAKGFEYQIIDDDVHPDGRIVKHQTADLYDLFAANDRKAVRPVGEWNRSRIVFRGTHGEHWLNGERVVAYDLGTPAMAAALAASKYRDWAWFGERRRGHVVLQDHNDAVWFRSLKVRELR, encoded by the coding sequence GTGCGCTCACTCCTCACGCCCTGCGTTGCCACGGTGCTGCTCGCGGGCATCGCCTGCGCCACGCCTCGCGCCACGCTCGACGCCGACCCGAGCACCCCGAACCAGCTCACGGCGGCCGAGCGGGCCGCGGGATGGACGCTGCTGTTCGACGGGACGACGCTGCGCGGCTGGCGCGGCCTCGGGCGCGACACCGTGCCCACCGCGCACTGGCGCGTCGAGGACGGCGCGATCCACAAGATCCCGAGCGGCCGCGTCGCCGTGCAGGCGGACGGGCAGCCCGTCGGCGGCGGCGACCTGATGACCGTCGCCACCTACGGCGACTTCGAGCTGAGCTGGGAGTGGAAGGTCGCGCGCGGCGCGAACAGCGGCGTGAAGTACAACGTGGCGGAGTCGCTCTCCACCGCCATCGAGCCGCGCCACGCCGCGAAGGGCTTCGAGTACCAGATCATCGACGACGACGTGCATCCGGACGGCCGGATCGTGAAGCACCAGACGGCCGACCTGTACGACCTGTTCGCGGCGAACGATCGCAAGGCGGTGCGCCCGGTGGGCGAGTGGAACCGGTCGCGCATCGTGTTCCGCGGCACGCACGGCGAGCACTGGCTGAACGGCGAGCGCGTCGTCGCCTACGACCTCGGCACGCCGGCGATGGCCGCGGCGCTGGCGGCGAGCAAGTACCGGGACTGGGCGTGGTTCGGCGAGCGCCGGCGCGGGCACGTCGTCCTCCAGGACCACAACGACGCGGTGTGGTTCCGGAGCCTGAAGGTCCGCGAGCTGCGCTGA
- a CDS encoding ABC transporter ATP-binding protein, translating to MASGQPLLVAEHLTKRYGSVVALDDVSFTIDDGITGILGENGAGKSTSMKIFLGLLRPTSGRATVLGEEASTDARVRARIGYMPEHDCLPSQVSAAEFLTHMAQVSGLPPSAARTRAADTLRHVGLFEERYRAIGGYSTGMKQRVKLCQALVHDPAFVFLDEPTAGLDPMGREEMLTLIRKTHREFGISVLLSSHLMADVERTCDRILVMQGGHLVHAGEVGHFTRETETVFIEVDTNRERLVAALERRGVRITADGGGFTIEGPDASVYDHVRDALVEAEAPLRRMGPRRRALAELFERVPA from the coding sequence ATGGCATCGGGCCAGCCGCTGCTCGTCGCCGAGCACCTGACGAAGCGCTATGGGAGCGTCGTCGCGCTCGACGACGTGAGCTTCACCATCGACGACGGCATCACCGGCATCCTGGGCGAGAACGGCGCCGGGAAGAGCACGTCGATGAAGATCTTCCTCGGCCTGCTGCGCCCGACCTCGGGGCGCGCGACCGTGCTCGGCGAGGAGGCGTCGACGGACGCGCGCGTGCGGGCGCGCATCGGCTACATGCCGGAGCACGACTGCCTGCCGAGCCAGGTCAGCGCCGCGGAGTTCCTGACGCACATGGCGCAGGTGAGCGGGCTGCCGCCGTCGGCGGCGCGCACGCGCGCGGCCGACACGCTGCGGCACGTGGGACTGTTCGAGGAGCGCTACCGTGCGATCGGCGGCTACTCCACCGGCATGAAGCAGCGGGTCAAGCTGTGCCAGGCGCTCGTGCACGATCCGGCGTTCGTCTTCCTCGACGAGCCCACCGCGGGCCTCGACCCGATGGGGCGCGAGGAGATGCTGACGCTGATCCGGAAGACGCACCGCGAGTTCGGGATCAGCGTGCTGCTGTCGTCGCACCTCATGGCCGACGTCGAGCGCACCTGCGACCGCATCCTCGTCATGCAGGGCGGCCACCTCGTGCACGCGGGCGAGGTCGGGCACTTCACGCGGGAGACGGAGACCGTGTTCATCGAGGTCGACACCAACCGGGAGCGGCTCGTCGCGGCGCTGGAGCGGCGCGGCGTGCGCATCACCGCGGACGGCGGCGGGTTCACCATCGAGGGGCCGGACGCGTCGGTCTACGACCACGTGCGCGACGCGCTGGTCGAGGCGGAGGCGCCGCTGCGCCGCATGGGGCCGCGCCGGCGCGCGCTGGCCGAGCTGTTCGAGCGGGTGCCCGCATGA
- a CDS encoding ABC transporter permease subunit, which translates to MTGTVFDIGYRSYTGPREGRGRARRAVFHDGVRIALGLGRGPRALILPWFFIAVLCVIALVMALIAGAAERMGGPGAAQQLDLPSHNDYYAIASLILFVFGAVVAPELLCRDRREGVIQLYLVRPLSGSDYIVARWAAFLAVMVAAAWLPQVILLLGLAAGDPNPGQYLRQHWLDIPRFLAAGLAMAAYITSLAMLTASFTTRRAYAAVFLVGLVVITAPFTVGLSQEIGGTAGQWISMFTLTNIPVHVNDILFREISELTEDAPAGQLPEWIRVSWYFVWTLVPAAALWWRYRRLTP; encoded by the coding sequence ATGACCGGCACCGTCTTCGACATCGGCTACCGCAGCTACACCGGGCCGCGCGAGGGGCGCGGGCGGGCGCGGCGCGCGGTCTTCCACGACGGCGTGCGCATCGCGCTCGGCCTCGGCCGCGGGCCGCGGGCGCTGATCCTGCCGTGGTTCTTCATCGCGGTGCTGTGCGTGATCGCGCTGGTGATGGCGCTCATCGCCGGCGCGGCGGAGCGGATGGGCGGGCCGGGCGCGGCGCAGCAGCTCGACCTGCCGTCGCACAACGACTACTACGCGATCGCGTCGCTGATCCTGTTCGTGTTCGGCGCGGTCGTCGCGCCCGAGCTGCTCTGCCGCGACCGGCGGGAGGGCGTGATCCAGCTCTACCTCGTGCGGCCGCTCAGCGGCTCCGACTACATCGTCGCGCGGTGGGCGGCGTTCCTGGCGGTGATGGTGGCGGCCGCGTGGCTGCCGCAGGTCATCCTGCTGCTGGGGCTCGCGGCGGGCGACCCGAACCCGGGGCAGTACCTGCGGCAGCACTGGCTCGACATCCCGCGCTTCCTCGCGGCCGGCCTGGCGATGGCGGCGTACATCACGTCGCTGGCCATGCTGACCGCGTCGTTCACCACGCGGCGCGCGTACGCGGCGGTGTTCCTCGTGGGGCTGGTGGTGATCACCGCGCCCTTCACCGTGGGGCTCTCGCAGGAGATCGGCGGCACGGCCGGCCAGTGGATCTCGATGTTCACCCTCACCAACATCCCGGTGCACGTGAACGACATCCTGTTCCGCGAGATCAGCGAGCTCACGGAGGACGCGCCCGCGGGCCAGCTGCCGGAGTGGATCCGCGTGTCCTGGTACTTCGTGTGGACGCTCGTGCCGGCCGCCGCGCTGTGGTGGCGCTACCGGAGGCTGACGCCATGA
- a CDS encoding NFACT RNA binding domain-containing protein produces MIPSGVIEYELPDGWQAFAGRTDAANDYVSIKLAKPRDRWFHVRGMPGGHVVLRVPEDREPDRATLERAAALAAYHSKARTGGVTSVSTTEGRHVSKPRGVKPGTVEIRKESVLKVRPATEAEVTAMRRGPA; encoded by the coding sequence GTGATCCCGAGCGGGGTGATCGAGTACGAGCTCCCCGACGGCTGGCAGGCGTTCGCGGGCCGCACCGATGCCGCCAACGACTACGTGAGCATCAAGCTCGCGAAGCCGCGCGACCGCTGGTTCCACGTGCGCGGGATGCCGGGCGGCCACGTGGTGCTGCGCGTGCCCGAGGACCGCGAGCCGGACCGCGCGACGCTGGAGCGCGCCGCGGCGCTCGCGGCCTACCACAGCAAGGCGCGCACGGGCGGCGTGACGTCGGTCTCGACGACCGAGGGGCGCCACGTCTCCAAGCCGCGCGGCGTGAAGCCCGGCACGGTGGAGATCCGCAAGGAGAGCGTGCTCAAGGTGCGGCCCGCGACCGAGGCCGAGGTGACGGCGATGCGGCGCGGGCCGGCGTAG
- a CDS encoding Gfo/Idh/MocA family protein: protein MSDQTLAPDLPRRDFLKQAAAGAAGLALAAAPGAAHATHATATTAASYARIRGANERVRVGIVGWSDRCRSTLLPAFQAAAKELNFEVVALSDIWSRRREEGVAQVGQAVGRAIRGFRNNEALYDAKVTDAVIISTADFQHALHGVEAMQAGQDAYIEKPLANTMADAKAIRDAVRSSRRIVQIGTQRRSSPKYRAANDYLRAGKFGDVVMAEMTWNVNQPGRWRRPELVAQIREQDTDWTRYLLNRPFEPWDPRKYVEYRLFWPYSSGIPDQWMVHQIDTVHWFTGFPRPRSVVANGGIYLWKDGRRNWDTATIVFDYGPLDDPTKGFQVVYASRMTNAAGDVKEYYYSNGGMLNLDTGRVTPEGGLTASFAKAMGREAFLLPETTLVESGARVETAASTGADRDSLLHVRDWMEAVRARRKPNADIEAGYNHSVALVMTIAAIQSGRKATFDDRAQQVALA from the coding sequence ATGTCCGACCAGACGCTCGCCCCGGACCTGCCCCGCCGCGACTTCCTGAAGCAGGCGGCCGCCGGTGCCGCGGGCCTCGCGCTCGCCGCGGCGCCCGGCGCGGCGCACGCCACGCACGCGACCGCGACGACCGCCGCGAGCTACGCGCGCATCCGCGGCGCCAACGAGCGCGTGCGCGTGGGCATCGTCGGCTGGTCCGACCGCTGCCGCAGCACGCTGCTGCCCGCGTTCCAGGCGGCGGCCAAGGAGCTGAACTTCGAGGTCGTGGCGCTCTCGGACATCTGGAGCCGCCGCCGCGAGGAGGGCGTCGCGCAGGTGGGGCAGGCCGTGGGCCGCGCGATCCGCGGCTTCCGCAACAACGAGGCGCTCTACGACGCCAAGGTGACGGACGCGGTGATCATCTCCACCGCCGACTTCCAGCACGCGCTGCACGGCGTCGAGGCGATGCAGGCCGGGCAGGACGCGTACATCGAGAAGCCGCTCGCCAACACGATGGCCGACGCGAAGGCGATCCGCGACGCCGTGCGCTCCAGCCGGCGCATCGTGCAGATCGGCACGCAGCGCCGCAGCTCGCCGAAGTACCGCGCCGCCAACGACTACCTGCGGGCCGGGAAGTTCGGCGACGTCGTGATGGCGGAGATGACGTGGAACGTGAACCAGCCGGGCCGGTGGCGCCGCCCGGAGCTCGTGGCGCAGATCCGCGAGCAGGACACCGACTGGACGCGCTACCTGCTGAACCGCCCGTTCGAGCCGTGGGACCCGCGCAAGTACGTCGAGTACCGCCTCTTCTGGCCGTACTCGTCAGGCATCCCCGACCAGTGGATGGTGCACCAGATCGACACGGTGCACTGGTTCACCGGCTTCCCGCGCCCGCGCAGCGTGGTCGCCAATGGCGGCATCTACCTGTGGAAGGACGGGCGCCGCAACTGGGACACGGCCACCATCGTGTTCGACTACGGCCCGCTCGACGACCCGACGAAGGGCTTCCAGGTGGTGTACGCGTCGCGCATGACCAACGCCGCCGGCGACGTGAAGGAGTACTACTACTCCAACGGCGGCATGCTCAACCTCGACACGGGGCGCGTGACGCCGGAGGGCGGGCTCACCGCGAGCTTCGCGAAGGCGATGGGCCGCGAGGCGTTCCTGCTGCCCGAGACGACGCTCGTGGAGTCGGGCGCGCGCGTCGAGACCGCGGCCAGCACGGGCGCGGATCGCGACTCGCTGCTGCACGTGCGCGACTGGATGGAGGCGGTGCGCGCGCGCCGGAAGCCCAACGCCGACATCGAGGCGGGCTACAACCACTCGGTCGCGCTGGTCATGACCATCGCGGCGATCCAGAGCGGTCGCAAGGCGACCTTCGACGACCGGGCGCAGCAGGTCGCGCTGGCCTGA